In the Candidatus Poribacteria bacterium genome, CAACAGAAGAATCGCAGCCAAAACGCGTTTATTTTCTCTCTGCATCGCGAGACTCCTTTGCGTGCCGGACTAATGGCGGACGAGCAACTGGGGCCACATCACAGGTTCCCCTGCTTCTCGCGCTTTTTGACAAATAGATAGGAGTTTCTCACTCCTGGTGATCTGTTGAATGCGGTTGACTCGTTTGATCGTTGCCGGTTTCAGCCATTCAGGTGCCGCAGCGTGTGCGCGTTTGAACGCCGCAAGGGCTTTTTCGTAGTCGCCGAGTTGCGCATAACAGAGTCCGTCTACGCCGCGCGGAATGTAGTGAGGTTCAAGGTGTTGTGCCGCCAGCGCATAGCCGAGGGCCTCTTGGGGATCGGTCGAATAGAGTGCTATTGCCAAGTGGTGTAAGACGTAGGGATGGGTGGGATCCATTTCATATAACCGGCGATAGGCATCTTTCTTTTTCTTGCCATAAAACGGATTCACCATGGGGCCTCCGCCTCCATAAACCACCCATGTCAGTAGCGTCTGAAAATCATCGGGGTTGTCCATGTAGGCTTGCTCCAAATCAGCTTCAGCTTTCTTGCGATGAATCGAATTGCGGAACTTGCGTATTGTCGGAATGCGCCCCAGTTCCTCGACATAAATCCGATACTCGTCTTCGCGGTACGCGCTGTTTGTTTGATAGTATTGATTACCGGAGATACGGCCGGCTTCCTGCGGGCGGGCTTCTACCTCAATGCGTTCCTCAATGCGTTCTTTGACATGAGGCGGAACGACAACAGGATGCCACNNNNNNNNNNNNNNNNNNNNNNNNNNNNNNNNNNNNNNNNNNNNNNNNNNNNNNNNNNNNNNNNNNNNNNNNNNNNNNNNNNNNNNNNNNNNNNNNNNNNNNNNNNNNNNNNNNNNNNNNNNNNNNNNNNNNNNNNNNNNNNNNNN is a window encoding:
- a CDS encoding tetratricopeptide repeat protein; the encoded protein is WHPVVVPPHVKERIEERIEVEARPQEAGRISGNQYYQTNSAYREDEYRIYVEELGRIPTIRKFRNSIHRKKAEADLEQAYMDNPDDFQTLLTWVVYGGGGPMVNPFYGKKKKDAYRRLYEMDPTHPYVLHHLAIALYSTDPQEALGYALAAQHLEPHYIPRGVDGLCYAQLGDYEKALAAFKRAHAAAPEWLKPATIKRVNRIQQITRSEKLLSICQKAREAGEPVMWPQLLVRH